Part of the Solwaraspora sp. WMMA2065 genome is shown below.
CCCACCGCCGGGACGTCTGGATTCACCGTACGGCCCCGGTACGACAACCGCATCCGGGGCCGGCCGGGGGATCATCACGGCCGGCGGTCCAATCGGGTCGGGCCGGCGGATCAGCCGGCGGCCCGCTGCTGAATGAGCAGGTACACCCGGGCGTGGATCTGGTTGCGCTGCTGGAGCGCGGCCCGCAGCGCCCGGTGCAGGCCGTCCTCCAGGTAGAGACCGCCGTTCCACTGGACCACGTGTGGGAAGAGGTCGCCGTAGAACGTCGAGTCCTCGGCGAGCAACTTGTCCAGCGCCAGCTCCCGTTTGGTGGTGATCAGCTGATCGAGGCGCAGCGGGCGGGGCGGAATCTCCGCCCACTGCTTCAGAGTCAGACCGTGCTCCGGGTAAGGACGACCGTCCCGCACCGCTTTGAAGATCACGACGGCGCGCTCCTCCCATGTCGCCTACCGAACCGTCTGTCTGCCGAACCGCCACCCACCGGCCGGACGCCACCGTACGCCAGCGCGTCTGCCAGCGTAGCGACCTGCTGCGACCAATCGGAGCAGTCCTGCGGCCCGTACCGCAGCGTCACCGCCCGCAACCGGCCCCGGTCAACCGTTCCACCGGCCACGATGAACCACCTCGTCGACCGGACGGCGACCGCGACGCAGCGACGAGGAACGCGTGTCCGGTGCCCGGTAGCCGACGGTTATCGCACCGATCGGGACGAACTCCTCCGGCACGCCGAACGCGTCCCGGAAACTCGACGTACGTTCCGGCGGGATGCCGAAGAAGCAGGCCCCCAGCCCTTCGTCCACGGCGGTCAGCAGCATCAGCAGCGCGGCGAAACCGGTGTCGATGTGCCAGTACGGCACCGGCCAGCGCGCCTCGTCGCGGTCGGTCCAGCCCTTGTCCGGCTGGGCGTACCGGTCCAGGTACGCCGACCGGTTGGCGTGCGGGACGATGATCAGCGGTGCCTGGGTCATGCCGGCCAGCCAGCGGCTGCGCCGCTCGGTGTCCGGGTCCGCCGCCACCGGGGTGGTCGCCGCCCAGAACGCCGCCCGGTCGTCCGGCCGGTCCAGCACCAGGAAACCCCAGCCCTGGGAGAAGCCGGCCGACGGCGCGTGGATGGCGTGCTCCAGCAACCGGTCGACGATCTCGGGCGGTACCGGGCGGTCCGGATCGTAGTTGCGGACCATCCGCCGCCGCCGAACCGCGTCGCGGAACTCCATCACCGACCCTCCGACTCCTGTCCCGGTCCCGCCGGATCCTGTCCCGGCCGAATGCCCCAGCTCGCCTGCCAGGTCTCGGCCGGCGCCAGGACGATCAGATCCCGCCCGGACCGGAACGCGTCCGGTGGGCAGGTCATCGGTTCGACCGCCACCGACCGCCGGTAGCGCGGCTCCGCGAAGGTGTCCCCGCTGAACAGCTGCCACCAGCCGAAGGCGGCGTCGGCCCAGAGCGTCACGCCAGCTGATCCGTCCTGGTTGGACAACCGGACGGCAGAGCCGCCAGACGGATCCCGGTCGAGGTCGCCGAACGCGGTGTCCAGCACCACCGGGCCGATCCGCCGCGGCTTGGTGAAGTCGTACTCGCCACCGGCCACCTTCGCCGCGCCGATCGGCAGCAGCCGGCCGTCCACCAGCAGCCGGCTGCGGGCCGGCAGGTGCAGGGTCACATCGTCGACCATGGTGTCCGGCAGCCGCAGGTACGGATGGACCCCGAGCCCGAACGGTGCCGGCTCGACGCTGGCGTTGGTCACCTGGTGGGTCACCCGCAGTCCGTCGGCGCCGACCGCCCACCGGGTACGCAGCACCAGCGACCACGGGTAGCCGGGGTGCGGGAAGAGGGTGCAGCCGATCACCACTTCGTCGGCCGTTTTGGAGATCAGTTGCCAGGGCAGCCAGCAGACCAGCCCGTGCAGCGCGGTGTGCCGGTCCGGCTCAGACAGGTGCAGCTGCCGGGTGACCTCGGCGAAGGTGTAGCGGCCGTCCCGGATCCGGTTCGGCCACGGAGCCAGGACCTGGCCGGCGCCGCCGACACAGAGCTCGTCCTCGGCGTACCCGTCGACGTAGTCGACCCCACCGGCGCGGTACGCCCGCAGCCCGCCGCCCACCTCGACCACGACGGCCTCGTGCCCGTCCGCCGCGATCGTCCACTGCGCTCCGGACGGCGGGCCCGGACGTGCATCGACGTTGTCCATGCGGCGACGATAACCGTTCGATCCAGCTCGCGGGTCACCCGCCGGCCAGTGATCCACAATAGCTAAGAGTAAATTAAAAGTTGCGCTACGCCGCGATTCGCTCGATCGACCAGCCGCCGGCGGCGTCCCGGCGGTACCGGAACCGGTCGTGCAGCCGGTCGGCCCGACCCTGCCAGAACTCGACGGTCCGCGGCGCCACCCGCAGACCGCCCCAGTGCGGCGGCGGTGGCACCGCGGTCGGCTCCGGGAACCGCCGCCGGGCTGCTGCCAGGCCGGCGTCGACCGCCGCACGGTCCGGCACCACCCGCGACTGCGGGCTGGCCCACGCGCCGAGCTGGGAGCCACGTGGCCGGGTGGCGAAGTACGCCTCGGTCTGCGCCCGTGGGATCGGTGCCACCACCCCGCGCACCTCCACCTGCCGGGACATCGCGAACCACGGAAAGAGCAGGCTGACCGAGGGATTGGCGGTGGCCTCGGTGCCCTTGCGCGACCGGTAGTTGGTGAAGAAGACGATTCCTGTCTCGTCGTACCCTTTCATCAGCACCGTCCGAGTACTCGGTCGCCCATCGACGTCGGCCGTGGCCAGCACCATCGCATTCGGTTCCGGCAACCCGGCCGCCACCGCGTCGGCGAACCACCGGGCGAACTGGGTGTGCCAGTCGACGGCGAGGTCACGGCGACGCAGTTCCGGGGCACCGCGATAGTCACGACGAGCCAGACTCGGTCGTGGTGTGTCTCCCGTCACGTCGCTCTCCTGAACTAGGGCTACCCCTGGCACCGAACTTACGCTGGGTACCCACCAGGCACGAACAACCGGTCACCCGCCGGGCACGAACGACCAGTCACCGCAGCACACGGATGTCAGCGAAACCGTTCAGGGCAGCCTGCAGCAGTTCTACCGGGCGCTCGGGCAGCACCGCCAAATCCCCACCAGGAGAGCCACATGTCCGACTTCAAACCGGGTCTCGAAGGTGTGATCGCATTCGAGACCGAAATCGCCGAGCCTGACAAGGAGGGCGGTGCCCTCCGGTACCGCGGCGTCGACATCGAGGATCTGATCGGACAGGTCTCCTTCGGCAACGTCTGGGCACTGCTGGTCGACGGTCGGTTCGGGCCGGGTCTGCCGCCCGCCGAGCCGTTCCCGGTGCCGGTGCACTCCGGCGACATCCGGGTGGACGTGCAGTCGGCGGTCGCCATGCTCGCCCCGTACTGGGGGCTGTCCCAGCTGCTGGACATCTCCGACGAGCAGGCCCGCGCGGACCTGGCCCGGGTATCGGTCACCGCGTTGTCGTTCGTCGCCCAGTCGGCCCGTGGGCTCGGTCTTCCGGCCGTGCCGCAGAAGGAGATCGACAAGGCGCAGACCATCGTCGAGCGGTTCATGCGCCGGTGGCGAGGCGAACCCGATCCGCGGCACGTCAAGGCGGTCGACGCGTACTTCATCTCCGCCGCCGAACACGGCATGAACGCCTCCACCTTCACCGCCCGGGTCGTCGCCTCCACCGGAGCCGACGCCGCCGCCTGCATCTCGTCGGGCATCGGTGCGCTCTCCGGACCGCTGCACGGTGGTGCCCCGTCCCGGGTGCTGCACATGATCGAGGGCGTGGAGCGCAGCGGCGACGCCGAGTCGTACGTCAAGGGCGTGCTCGACCGCGGCGAACGGCTGATGGGGTTTGGTCACCGGGTGTACCGGGCCGAGGATCCGCGCGCCCGGGTGCTGCGCCGCACCGCCAAGGAGCTCGGAGCGCCCCGCTACGAGGTGGCCGAGGCGCTGGAGAAGGCTGCCCTGGAGGAGCTGCACAACCGCAAGCCGGACCGGGTGCTGGCGACCAACGTCGAGTTCTGGTCGGCGGTGGTGCTCGACTTCGCCGAGGTGCCGGCGCACATGTTCACCTCGATGTTCACCTGCGCCCGGATGGGCGGCTGGAGCGCTCACATCCTGGAGCAGAAGCGGCTCAAGCGGCTGGTCCGCCCGTCCGCCCGGTACGTCGGCCCGCAGCCGCGCAAGCCGCAGCAGGTCGCCGGCTGGGACGCGGTCCCGCACGACGTCTGATCCGGCACGGATCCTGATCCGGCACCGACTCCGCCGGCACCGGCCCGGGATGTGTGGGGCACGCCTCAGTCGCAGACGTGGGACCACACCCCGGGGCCGGCCGGTCGGGTGCAAGGATTGGTCAACCCGTTACGCATCTGGAAGGACTTCTGACCACCGTGGCTGACGTTGCGACCATCCGCATCCCAGACGAGATCAAGCCCGCCGACGGCAGGTTCGGCTGCGGCCCGTCGAAGGTCCGCCCGGCAGCCGTCGCCGCGCTGTCCGAGGTCGCCACCAGCTACCTGGGCACGTCCCACCGGCAGAAGACCGTCCGCGACGAGGTCGCCCGGCTGCGACGCGGCATCGCCGAGTTCTTCGCGCTGCCCGAGGGCTACGAGGTGATTCTCGGCAACGGCGGTACCACCGCGTTCTGGGAGATCGCCACGTTCGGCCTGGTCCGCGACCGGGCGCAGTTCGCCAGCTTCGGCGAGTTCGGGGCCAAGTTCGCCAAGGCGGTACGCGACGCGCCGTTCCTCGGCGAGCCGACGGTACACAAGGCCGAGCCGGGCAGCGCCCCGGCCCTGGTCGCCGAGGCGGGCGTGGACGTCTACGCGACCCCGCACAACGAGACCTCGACCGGGGTCGCGGTGCCGATCCGGCGGGTCGCCGGAGCCGACGACGGTGCGCTGATGCTGGTCGACGCCACGTCCGGCGCCGGTGGCCTGGAGGTCGACCCGACCGAGACCGACGTCTACTACTTCGCCCCGCAGAAGTGCTTCGGCTCGGACGGCGGCGTCTGGCTGGCCCTGATGTCGCCGGCCGCCCTGGACCGGGCCGCCCAGGTCAAGGCGTCCGGCCGGTACATCCCGGCGTTCCTGGACCTGGTCACCGCGATCGACAACTCGCGGTTGGAGCAGACCTACAACACCCCGGCACTGGCGACGATCTTCCTCGCCGCCGAGCAGACCGACTGGATGAACGCCCAGGGTGGGCTGGCCTGGGCGGCGAAGCGGACGGCGGAGAGCGCGGCGGCGATCTACGGCTGGGCTCAGCGGTCCGCGGTTGCCACTCCGTTCGTCACCGATCCGGCGCTGCGGTCCAACGTAGTGGCGACCATCGACTTCGTCGACGGAGTGGACGCCGGCAAGGTCGCCAAGGTGCTGCGGGCCAACGGCATCGTGGACACCGAGCCGTACCGCAAGCTCGGCCGCAACCAGCTGCGGGTGGCGCTGTTCCCGGCGATCGACCCGTCCGACGTCGAGGCGTTGACCGCCTGCGTCGACTTCGTGATCGAGCGACTTTGAGGCATATCGGGTGATTAAGCCGGTTCGGCGGTGGTTGCCGCTGAATCGGCGGGATTTGCTCTAGGATGACGATCAACCGCTGACCTCCCGTGATCGATCGTGATCGCCGACGCTCGATCACCGTCCACCATCCGACTCGCCCAGCCGGACGGATCTGGGCAGCTCACTCGACATGCCCGGCGTGGCCTACTCCCATCGGGTGGCTTATCGGCGTACCGTGTGCGGAGGACGTCGCGGGCGGGTCGACCTTGCGGCGTGGGGCAGCTCAGCGGGACGGAGGCAACGCGATGCGCCCGGTACGCTTCGTCGCCCTCTCCGAGGACGGTCAGGCCCTGGTCCTCGCTGACGAGGTCGGCCGACTGCTCGCCCTGCCGATCGACGACCGCGTCTCCACTGCGGTGCAGGCCGACCCGGACAGCTCGACCACGTTGACGGTGGCCAGCCAGCCCGGAGATCCCCAGCCGTCGCTGTCCCCCCGGGACATCCAGGCCCGGATCCGGTCCGGCGAGTCGGCCGACGACGTCGCGCGGATCGCCGGGGTGCCGGTTGACCGGGTGCTGCGCTACGCCGGACCGGTGCTGCAGGAGCGGGCCATGCTCGCCCAGCACGCCCGGCGTACCAGGCTGAAGAACTCCGACAAGGGTGCCCCGCTCGCCGAGGTCGTCGACGGCCGGCTGGCCCAGCACGGCATCGACGCGGAGAAGATTTCCTGGGACGCGTACCGGCGCGACGACGGCACCTGGCGGATCATCGCCACCTGGCCGTCCGGCAAGGCCACCGCCCAGGCCATCTGGGAGCTGGACAAGAGCCGCCAGGTCATCTCGCCGCACGACGACATGGCGCAGTACCTCTGCACCGAGCGGCCGACCCAGATCCTCGGTCAGGAGCCGGCGCCGGAGCGGGGCGGGCATGCGCTGCCCGGTCCGGCGCGCGCCGAGCCGGGCCGGGGCGGGCACGGCCTACCGGCTGCCCCCGGTGACCAGCCACGATCCAGCCGGGACCCGATCCGGGCCGGGCGGGACGCGCTGCTCGCCTCGCTGGACCGACCGCTCGGTTCGGCGGCCGGTCGCGGCCTGGAGCCGGCGGCCAACGCCGAGACGCCCCGGCAGCGGCCGGTGGCCGGCGGCGCCGCCGCACTGCTCGGCGGCGGCGCGGGTTCCGCCTTCGACGACGACGCCGACGCACCCAAGGAGGTCCCGGCGGTGCCGTCACTGGCGGTGCTGCGGCCCCGGCGCGCCTCGTCCGGTGCCACCGAGACCCCGGCGGACAGCTCCGGCAAGCCCCGCAAGCGGCTGCCGAGCTGGGACGACGTCCTGTTCGGTAGCGGCCCGGCCGACCGCGCAAGTTCCTGACCCGTCGTAGGCCTCCAGCGGCCTGGACTGACCGGCCCGGGCCGTACGGCTCCGGGTCAAGCTCGGACGGCTCCGGCGTGGGCCGGCGCGGATTGGGCCGGCAGGACGTAGAGCCGGGGCATCGGTGCCCACCGTAGCCGTATCCGGCCGCCGGTGCGCCGCAACTGCCAGGCCAGCGCGGCGGCGGCGGTCAGGAAGGACAGCAGGCCGCCCAGCCAGATGCTGGCCCCGGCTCCGAAGCGCTCGGCGACCCAGCCGATGATCGGTGCGCCGACCGGGTTGGTGCCCAGGAAGACCAGCACCCACAGCGCCATCACCCGGCCCCGGAAGGCCGGGTCGACGCCGAGCTGCACCCGCTGGTTGGAGGCCTGCGCGAAGTAGACCATGAAGAATCCGGTCGGCAGCAGCAGGAGCACCACCAGCCAGTACGTCGGGGCCAGCCCGACCAGGGTGCCGAGGCCGGCGAAGGTCAACGCACTGCCCAGCACGACGTAGACCGACGGCCGTTCGCGTCGGCCGCTGGCAGCGAGGGCACCGGCCAGCGCGCCGACCGCGAGCGCCGTGGTGAACAGCCCGAACGACGCCGCACCGGTCTCGAACACTGTCTTGGCCAATGCGGCGAGGGTCAACTGGAAGTTGAACAGCAGCAGGCCGAGCACGGCCATCAGGGCCATCGGCAGCATCAGGTCGGGGCGGCGGGCGACGTAGCGCAACCCGTCGACCACCTTGGCGGCGTCCCGCTGCGCTCCGACCGGCAGGCCGACCCGGTGCAGTTCGCCGGAGCGCATCCGAACCAGTCCGACCAGCGGGGCCGTTGACGCGAGCGCGCTGATCAGGAAGACCGGCCCGACGTCGAACGCCGCGATGGCAAGCCCGGCCAGGGCCGGGCCGACGATCCGCGCGGTGTTGAACGTCGCCGAGGACAGCGCAAGGGCGTTGGGCAGCAGCGGGGTGCCGACCAGTTCGGAGACGAATGCCTGCCGGACCGGAGTCTCCAGGGCGTTGCCGACGCCGAGCAGGCCGGCGAAGACGAAGACGTGCCAGAGCGCCACGACGCCGGTCAGCACCAGCACGCTCATCACGAGGGCCAGCACGCACCAGATGGCGTTGGCGACGAACAGCAGCAGCCGTTTGTCGTAGCGGTCGGCGAGCCGACCGGAGATCAGGGTGAACAGCAGCACCGGGGTGAACTGGAGGGCGACGACCACTCCGAGCGCGGTGGCGGAGTCGTCCGACAGCTGCAGGACGAGCCAGTCCTGCGCGATGAACATCATCCACACACCGATCAGCTTGATCAGCTGCCCGGTGGCGAAGATCCGGTAGTTGCGGACCTGTAGGGACTGGAAGGTGGTGTTCAGTGTCGCCCGCACTCGGGGTGCGCCTCCTCGGATCGTACGCGTCATCCACGTGGGACGAAGCGGACCCGGTGGCGACTGTCGCGTCAGCCGCGGGCGACCTGCTGCAGGATCTCCGCCGCCTGCCGTAACGTATCCCGTTCGGCAGGGCTCAGCTCGGCGAGCCGGGTGGCGAGCCACTCGTCACGTACCCGTTCGAACCCGGCGATCACCTCCCGGCCTGACTCGGTGGCCGACAGGATCACCTGCCGGCCGTCGGTCGGGTGCGGGGTGCGTTGCACCAGTCCGCGCTCCTCGAGCTTGGCGACGATCCTGGTCATCGTCGGCGGTTGGACCCGCTCGATGTCGGCCAGCTCCCGCGGCGTCATCGCACCGGCCAGCTCAAGGCTGGTGAGCGCGGACAGCTGGGTGACCGTCAGATCGCCGACCGGCCGGGCCCGTCGGACCCGCCGGTTGAGTCGGGTGATGGCATCGCGCAGGGACGTCGCCAGTTGCGCGGCCGTGACCTGCTGCTCTCCCATCACCGCCCACTCCGTCACGTTCGTTAGCCTAACTAACGAACACACCGATCGACCAGCCGTTATGACCACCGTCACCGGCGGCATCAGGGTACCGCCGGTGACGGCCGACGTTGCGACGAGGCGACCGGCTCAGCCGATCAGCAACTCCAGCGGGTGCCGCAGGAAGTAGAGGGTGAACAACGCGGCCACCCCGTACAGCAGCGGATGCACCTGCGCCGCACGGCCCTTCACCAGCTTGATCAGCACGAAGGTGATCACCCCCGCGCCGATCCCGTTGGAGATCGAGTAGGTGAACGGCATCAGCACGATGGTCAGGAAGGCCGGGATGGCGATCTCGTAGTCGGTCCAGTCGATGGTGCGCACCGCGGTCAGCATCAGGAAGCCGACCACCACCAGCGCGGTCGACGCCGCTTCGAACGGCACCACCTCGACCAGCGGGGACAGGAAGACAGCCAGCAGGAACAACGCGCCGGTGACCAGGTTGGCGGCCCCGGTCCGGGCACCCTCCGCGACCCCGGCGGCGCTTTCGATGTACGAGGTGTTGCTCGACGTACTCGCCAGGCCGCCCGCCGCTGCCGCGATCGAGTCGACGACCAGGATCTCCTTGGTCCTCGGCGGCATCCCCTCGGAGTCGAGCAGGCCGCCCTCCTGGCCGACCGCGACCATGGTGCCCATCGTGTCGAAGAAGTCGGTCAGCAGCAGGGTGAAGACGAACATCAGGGCGATCAGCCAGGTGGCCGAGTCCCAGGCCCCCAGCACGGAGAAGTTGCCGAGCAGCGACAGGTCCGGCATGCCGAAGACCTGGTCGGGCAGGCTCGGCACGGTCAACGCCCAACCGCCGGGTTGGCCGTCCGGGCCGCCGGCCGGCCCGAACCCGCCGATCGTCTCGACGATGACGGCCAGCACCGTGGAGCCCAGGATGCCGATCAGGATCGCGCCGCGTACCTTGCGGACCACCAGCACCAGGGTGAGCAGCAGGCCGAGCACGAAGACGAAGGCCGGCCAGGTGGCGATCATGCCGTTGATGCCCAGGCCGAGCGGCGGTGACGCGGTGCCGCCGGTGACGAACCCGGCGTTGACGAAGCCGATCAACGCGAGGAACAGCCCGATGCCGACTCCGATGGCCGTCTTCAGCTGGGTGGGCACGGCCCGGAAGACGGCGGTACGCAGCCCGGTCAGCACCAGGACCAGGATGATCACGCCTTCGATGACCACCAGGCCCATCGCGTCGGCCCAGGTCATCTGTGGTGCGATCTCGAAGGCGACGAGGGCGTTCACCCCGAGACCGGCGGCCAGCGCCAGGGGGAACCGGGCGACCACCCCCATCAGCAGCGTCATCAACCCGGCGATCAGGGCGGTCGCGGCGGCGATCGCCGGGATCGCCAGCGCGGCGCCCTCGCCATCGACCGCGCTACCCAGGATCAACGGGTTGAGCACCACGATGTACGCCATCGTGAAGAAGGTGGCCAGTCCGCCTCGTACCTCGCGGCCTGGGGTGGAGCCGCGGGCGGTGATCTCAAAGAACCGGTCGAATGCGTTACGTGGGCTGCGGTCCGGGGCCGACCCGGTCGTCTCTGCCGGCACTGTCGCCATGGGTCCTCACAGCTGATCATCAGGTTGACTGGGCTGCGGGCATCGTCTCAGATCAGCTGTTACCGGTGGAGGTCCGTCCGGTTACGTCCCGCGACATCGCCGATCCGGCCGCCCGCTGTCCGGATTGACCGGCCCGTCACGGCGTTCTCTATCAACCGGGACGTACCCTGGTAGAGTGCCCGACTCGCCGCCGATGACCCCGCCGGACGCCCCGACCGGTCCGGTCCGGCTGCCGAGGGCACCCCGACCGGCGCCGCTGGACCCACCGATGGTGCCGTTCGCTGTCGGCGGGATGATCGCCTGGGCCGTCGCCGGGCTGGTCTGCCTGCTCGCCCGGAACTGGCTGGCCGACACCGGGCGTACCGACTGGCTCTGGACCTGCCTGGCCGGATTCCTGCTCGGGCTGCCCGGGCTCGCGGTAATGCTGCGGCACGACGCCAACCGGCGACGCCGCCACGCCGACCAGGTCAGTCGCCAGCCGGGCCCGAGCGCACCGTGACCGTCTCGACCTCGCCGTCGTCGTAGACCGTGGGCAGCTCGTCCACCGGGGTCACCGCCGGACTGGTCAGCGTCTCCGAGTGCGCGCCGCAGCCGTGGTCCACGCTCACCACCCGGCCGTCGTCCGGTGCGTAGACGTTGCCACACACCCCGAACGCCTGCCGGAGCGCCCCGGCCAGCACCAGGTAGAACCCGCAGGTGCCGCAGCGGGCCGTGTCCGGCGCGGCGACCGAGATCGGCGCCTGTGGGCCGTGTTCGCCGTCGTACCAGCGCTGTGCGGTGTCGGCGCGGCCCTCGCGGGACATCACCCGGCTCCGGCCGAGCCCGAGCTCCCAGGAGACCTCCTCCACGGCCGGGTCGTCCGACTGCAGGTAACCGGGCGCGAGCCGGTCGTCGTCGAACGAGGTCGGCAGTAGGTCACCGACGCCCAGGTCACCGGGCTGCAGCCGGTCGTGCCAGGGCAGCCAGCCCGGTGCCAGCAAGGCGTCCGGGCCGGGCAGCAGTACCGTCTCGCAGACGGTCACCTGCCGGCTGCGGGACACCCGGGTCACGGTGACCGCCCACCGCCAGCCCTGATACCCGGCAAGATGGCAGTCGAAAAGGTGGGTCACCAGCCGGTCGCCTTCGGCGACCGCTTGCAGGTGCTCGCCGACCTCGGCGGGATCCACCGCGTCGGCCAGCACGGCGTACGCCACGTCGACGGCTTTGGCGCAGACCGAGTCGAGGCGGGCGGCACGAGCGGTGCTCCTGGTCACCGTCCCATTGTTGCCTACCGGCCGGCACCGCCGACAGGCACTCCCCCGCCGACAGCGACTCGTTGTCGCCAGGCACTCCCCCGCCGACCTGGACCCGCGACCGCGAAAACCGGCACAGCCCGAGACGGGACGGCTGCGGATAGGTGAGGATGGGCGCATGGGGCTGTTTCGCTCGCTCGGGCACACCGCCGGGACCGCCTTCCGCAGCACCCGCGCGGTGCTGCGCGGCACGGCGCACAGCGGTCGCTGGGCCGGGCACAAGGTTCTGCAGGTACGCCACCGCGGCGCGGGCGGCGAACCGGGCATGTCCCGACTGTTCGACCTGCACGCCGCCTCCTGCGCCGGGGACACGCTGATCACGATCGGGCTCGCCGGGACCATCTTCTTCAGCGCGCCGCTCGGCGAGGCCCGCAGCAGCGTGGCGCTCTACCTGCTGGTGACGATGGTCCCGTTCGCGCTGCTGGCCCCGGTGGTCGGCCCGGTGCTCGACCACTTCCGGCACGGCCGGCGGTACGCGCTGGCCACCACCATGCTCGGCCGGGCCTTCCTGGCCTGGCTGATCGCCGACCACCTGAACGGGTTCGGGCTGTATCCGGCGGCGTTCGGGGTGCTCGCCCTGTCCCGGGCGTACGGCGTCGGCCGCTCCGCCGCCGTGCCCCGGCTGTTGCCGGCCGGCCTGGGACTGTCCCAGGCCGGGGCCCGGGCCAGCGTCTACGGCACGATCGCCGGAGCGCTGGTCGCGCCGCTGGGACTTGCGGCGTTCTGGTTCGGGCCGCAGTGGCCGCTGCGGGTCGCGTCGGTGATCTTCCTGGTCGGCATGGTCATCGCACTACGACTACCGCCTCGGGCCGACTCCGAGCCCGCCGAGCGGGTGCCGCGCGCGTTCCGGGTGTTCGGGCTCCGGCGGGGCACCGACCGGCAGCGGATTCTCACCGGTAGCCGGCTGGTCCTCGCCACCCTGGTCGGCAGCGGCACGTTGCGCTGCCTCTACGGCTTCCTGCTGCTCTTCCTCGCCTTCGCAATCAAGGCGGGCGATCTGTCCACGGTGGTGGTCGGCCAGCAACTCGGTGACGAGGGCGCGCTCGGGTTGGTCGGAGCGGCGCTGGCCGCCGGCAGCTTCGCGGCCACCGCGATCGGGAGCCGGATGCGGATCAACCGCCCGCTCGCCCTGCAGTCCAGCGGGCTGGTGATCGTGGCCGGCGTCGGTGTACTCGCCACCCTGCAGTTCTCGCTGCTGATGGTGGCGCTGTTCTGTTTCGTCACCGCGATCATCAGCGGCATCGCGAAGCTCGCGGTGGACGCCACCATCCAGGAGCGGCTGCCGGAACGGCTGCGAGCCAGCGCCTTCGCCCACTCCGAGACCATTCTGATGCTGTCGTTCGTCGCCGGCGGCGCGTTCGGGCTGATCCCGGTGGACGGCCGGGTCGGTCTCGTCGCGGCGGCCGGCTTCGGCGTACTCGCCGCCGCCCGCGCGGTGATCGTCGCCGGCCGGCAGCGCAAGGACCGGCTCAACGGCCGACCGGTCGACACGGTCGATGACACCCCAGACCCGTCCGGACCAGACAGGCCCGAACCCGGCACCGCCGGATCGGAATCGGCCGACGCCGGTACTCCCGAATCCGGCTCAACC
Proteins encoded:
- a CDS encoding MarR family transcriptional regulator, coding for MGEQQVTAAQLATSLRDAITRLNRRVRRARPVGDLTVTQLSALTSLELAGAMTPRELADIERVQPPTMTRIVAKLEERGLVQRTPHPTDGRQVILSATESGREVIAGFERVRDEWLATRLAELSPAERDTLRQAAEILQQVARG
- a CDS encoding NCS2 family permease, which translates into the protein MATVPAETTGSAPDRSPRNAFDRFFEITARGSTPGREVRGGLATFFTMAYIVVLNPLILGSAVDGEGAALAIPAIAAATALIAGLMTLLMGVVARFPLALAAGLGVNALVAFEIAPQMTWADAMGLVVIEGVIILVLVLTGLRTAVFRAVPTQLKTAIGVGIGLFLALIGFVNAGFVTGGTASPPLGLGINGMIATWPAFVFVLGLLLTLVLVVRKVRGAILIGILGSTVLAVIVETIGGFGPAGGPDGQPGGWALTVPSLPDQVFGMPDLSLLGNFSVLGAWDSATWLIALMFVFTLLLTDFFDTMGTMVAVGQEGGLLDSEGMPPRTKEILVVDSIAAAAGGLASTSSNTSYIESAAGVAEGARTGAANLVTGALFLLAVFLSPLVEVVPFEAASTALVVVGFLMLTAVRTIDWTDYEIAIPAFLTIVLMPFTYSISNGIGAGVITFVLIKLVKGRAAQVHPLLYGVAALFTLYFLRHPLELLIG
- a CDS encoding DUF2530 domain-containing protein, translating into MTPPDAPTGPVRLPRAPRPAPLDPPMVPFAVGGMIAWAVAGLVCLLARNWLADTGRTDWLWTCLAGFLLGLPGLAVMLRHDANRRRRHADQVSRQPGPSAP
- a CDS encoding DUF3027 domain-containing protein, encoding MATTSRCRRGSACRRCRPVGNNGTVTRSTARAARLDSVCAKAVDVAYAVLADAVDPAEVGEHLQAVAEGDRLVTHLFDCHLAGYQGWRWAVTVTRVSRSRQVTVCETVLLPGPDALLAPGWLPWHDRLQPGDLGVGDLLPTSFDDDRLAPGYLQSDDPAVEEVSWELGLGRSRVMSREGRADTAQRWYDGEHGPQAPISVAAPDTARCGTCGFYLVLAGALRQAFGVCGNVYAPDDGRVVSVDHGCGAHSETLTSPAVTPVDELPTVYDDGEVETVTVRSGPAGD
- a CDS encoding MFS transporter, with product MGLFRSLGHTAGTAFRSTRAVLRGTAHSGRWAGHKVLQVRHRGAGGEPGMSRLFDLHAASCAGDTLITIGLAGTIFFSAPLGEARSSVALYLLVTMVPFALLAPVVGPVLDHFRHGRRYALATTMLGRAFLAWLIADHLNGFGLYPAAFGVLALSRAYGVGRSAAVPRLLPAGLGLSQAGARASVYGTIAGALVAPLGLAAFWFGPQWPLRVASVIFLVGMVIALRLPPRADSEPAERVPRAFRVFGLRRGTDRQRILTGSRLVLATLVGSGTLRCLYGFLLLFLAFAIKAGDLSTVVVGQQLGDEGALGLVGAALAAGSFAATAIGSRMRINRPLALQSSGLVIVAGVGVLATLQFSLLMVALFCFVTAIISGIAKLAVDATIQERLPERLRASAFAHSETILMLSFVAGGAFGLIPVDGRVGLVAAAGFGVLAAARAVIVAGRQRKDRLNGRPVDTVDDTPDPSGPDRPEPGTAGSESADAGTPESGSTDAGAAEPATVVPPRARRSIVPARIRPRPRPAPPTPAAPAPVGAGQGGTGQVGTEPVGVPAGGAPAGHRDDGQADDDDPTPPGFHIYRPSSTLRRTAEDDRPDGPNAGL